From a single Larimichthys crocea isolate SSNF chromosome XIII, L_crocea_2.0, whole genome shotgun sequence genomic region:
- the rorc gene encoding nuclear receptor ROR-alpha isoform X2, giving the protein MEYEEPDVTPADTPIKRAQIEVIPCKICGDKSSGVHYGVITCEGCKGFFRRSQLPTVSYSCSRQSNCQIDRASRNRCQHCRLQKCLAQGMSRDAVKFGRMSKRQRDSLIAEVERHRQQQQQQQQLQGDTASVLSYPTKARQDRSPQLLQPMAYSFTGETELLSYTSDGHPYLVCSPNESQVSGMIYRGSSVSPTLRSQGRGDNGGHSDIRGFDSRQPSHDLMGIHPYNPLEDPYSLYPHSVRNIDDLCASIVRSHRETSQYRVEELQALRWKVFNREEIQTYQSKSVDEMWQHCAVRLTDAVQYVVEFAKHIPGFRMLSQNDQIALLKTGSMEVVLVRMSRSFNTENNTVFFDGKFAGAEVFKSLACGDLITAVFEFAHGMCALKLTEHQIALFSALVLINTDRPCLEDRGRVQRVQRSVELGLTHILHRDNQESLMHKLYQKTAVLRSLCIMHMEKLHWFSQRYPLTAHSMFPPLYKELFASEAELLPGTTN; this is encoded by the exons ATGGAATATGAGGAGCCCGACGTGACCCCAGCTGACACCCCCATCAAGAGAG cCCAGATTGAAGTTATCCCATGCAAGATCTGTGGTGATAAGTCTTCTGGAGTGCATTATGGAGTCATCACTTGTGAGGGCTGCAAG GGATTTTTCCGGCGCAGTCAGCTGCCTACTGTATCTTACTCCTGCTCCAGACAGAGCAACTGTCAGATCGACCGAGCCAGCCGCAACCGCTGCCAACACTGCCGCCTGCAGAAGTGCTTGGCGCAAGGCATGAGCAGAGATG CTGTGAAGTTTGGACGGATGTCCAAACGTCAGCGGGACTCTCTGATCGCAGAAGTGGAGAGACaccgacagcagcagcagcaacagcagcagcttcagggAGATACCGCGTCTGTCTTGTCCTACCCCACCAAGGCTCGTCAAGACCGCTCTCCACAGCTCCTTCAGCCTATGGCCTACTCCTTTACTGGAGAGACTGAGTTGCTATCCTACACCTCTGATGGCCACCCTTACCTGGTGTGCTCCCCGAATGAGTCGCAGGTGTCAGGTATGATCTACCGAGGCTCCAGTGTCTCTCCTACATTGAGATCCCAGGGGAGGGGGGACAACGGCGGACACTCTGACATAAGAG GATTTGACTCCAGACAGCCATCTCATGATCTGATGGGGATTCATCCCTACAACCCTCTGGAGGATCCTTACAGCCTCTATCCCCACTCTGTGAGAAACATAG atgaccTCTGTGCCAGCATTGTACGTTCCCACAGAGAGACCAGCCAGTACAgagtggaggagctgcaggctCTCAGATGGAAAGTGTTCAACAGGGAGGAGATCCAAACCTACCAGAGCAAA TCAGTGGATGAAATGTGGCAGCACTGTGCTGTCCGACTGACTGATGCTGTGCAGTACGTTGTGGAGTTCGCAAAACACATCCCAGGCTTCCGGATGCTGAGCCAGAACGACCAGATTGCTCTCCTGAAGACTG GCTCCATGGAGGTGGTTCTGGTCAGGATGAGTCGATCCTTcaacacagagaacaacacTGTCTTCTTTGACGGTAAATTTGCTGGAGCTGAAGTCTTCAAGTCTCTGG CATGTGGTGATTTAATCACAGCAGTGTTTGAATTTGCTCATGGTATGTGTGCTCTAAAGCTCACTGAGCACCAGATCGCTCTCTTCAGTGCTCTGGTACTGATCAACACAG ATCGTCCATGTCTGGAGGACAGAGGCAGAGTTCAGCGTGTGCAAAGAAGCGTGGAGTTAGgactcacacacattttacaccGAGACAACCAAGAAAGTCTAATGCACAAG CTGTACCAGAAGACGGCAGTGTTGCGTTCACTGTGCATTATGCACATGGAGAAGCTGCACTGGTTCAGTCAGCGTTACCCGCTCACTGCTCACTCCATGTTCCCTCCACTCTACAAGGAGCTGTTCGCCTCTGAGGCAGAACTGCTGCCAGGGACCACTAACTGA
- the rorc gene encoding nuclear receptor ROR-alpha isoform X1 — translation MEYEEPDVTPADTPIKRGGAVSKKTHLTQIEVIPCKICGDKSSGVHYGVITCEGCKGFFRRSQLPTVSYSCSRQSNCQIDRASRNRCQHCRLQKCLAQGMSRDAVKFGRMSKRQRDSLIAEVERHRQQQQQQQQLQGDTASVLSYPTKARQDRSPQLLQPMAYSFTGETELLSYTSDGHPYLVCSPNESQVSGMIYRGSSVSPTLRSQGRGDNGGHSDIRGFDSRQPSHDLMGIHPYNPLEDPYSLYPHSVRNIDDLCASIVRSHRETSQYRVEELQALRWKVFNREEIQTYQSKSVDEMWQHCAVRLTDAVQYVVEFAKHIPGFRMLSQNDQIALLKTGSMEVVLVRMSRSFNTENNTVFFDGKFAGAEVFKSLACGDLITAVFEFAHGMCALKLTEHQIALFSALVLINTDRPCLEDRGRVQRVQRSVELGLTHILHRDNQESLMHKLYQKTAVLRSLCIMHMEKLHWFSQRYPLTAHSMFPPLYKELFASEAELLPGTTN, via the exons ATGGAATATGAGGAGCCCGACGTGACCCCAGCTGACACCCCCATCAAGAGAG GAGGAGCCGTGTCCAAGAAGACTCATTTGA cCCAGATTGAAGTTATCCCATGCAAGATCTGTGGTGATAAGTCTTCTGGAGTGCATTATGGAGTCATCACTTGTGAGGGCTGCAAG GGATTTTTCCGGCGCAGTCAGCTGCCTACTGTATCTTACTCCTGCTCCAGACAGAGCAACTGTCAGATCGACCGAGCCAGCCGCAACCGCTGCCAACACTGCCGCCTGCAGAAGTGCTTGGCGCAAGGCATGAGCAGAGATG CTGTGAAGTTTGGACGGATGTCCAAACGTCAGCGGGACTCTCTGATCGCAGAAGTGGAGAGACaccgacagcagcagcagcaacagcagcagcttcagggAGATACCGCGTCTGTCTTGTCCTACCCCACCAAGGCTCGTCAAGACCGCTCTCCACAGCTCCTTCAGCCTATGGCCTACTCCTTTACTGGAGAGACTGAGTTGCTATCCTACACCTCTGATGGCCACCCTTACCTGGTGTGCTCCCCGAATGAGTCGCAGGTGTCAGGTATGATCTACCGAGGCTCCAGTGTCTCTCCTACATTGAGATCCCAGGGGAGGGGGGACAACGGCGGACACTCTGACATAAGAG GATTTGACTCCAGACAGCCATCTCATGATCTGATGGGGATTCATCCCTACAACCCTCTGGAGGATCCTTACAGCCTCTATCCCCACTCTGTGAGAAACATAG atgaccTCTGTGCCAGCATTGTACGTTCCCACAGAGAGACCAGCCAGTACAgagtggaggagctgcaggctCTCAGATGGAAAGTGTTCAACAGGGAGGAGATCCAAACCTACCAGAGCAAA TCAGTGGATGAAATGTGGCAGCACTGTGCTGTCCGACTGACTGATGCTGTGCAGTACGTTGTGGAGTTCGCAAAACACATCCCAGGCTTCCGGATGCTGAGCCAGAACGACCAGATTGCTCTCCTGAAGACTG GCTCCATGGAGGTGGTTCTGGTCAGGATGAGTCGATCCTTcaacacagagaacaacacTGTCTTCTTTGACGGTAAATTTGCTGGAGCTGAAGTCTTCAAGTCTCTGG CATGTGGTGATTTAATCACAGCAGTGTTTGAATTTGCTCATGGTATGTGTGCTCTAAAGCTCACTGAGCACCAGATCGCTCTCTTCAGTGCTCTGGTACTGATCAACACAG ATCGTCCATGTCTGGAGGACAGAGGCAGAGTTCAGCGTGTGCAAAGAAGCGTGGAGTTAGgactcacacacattttacaccGAGACAACCAAGAAAGTCTAATGCACAAG CTGTACCAGAAGACGGCAGTGTTGCGTTCACTGTGCATTATGCACATGGAGAAGCTGCACTGGTTCAGTCAGCGTTACCCGCTCACTGCTCACTCCATGTTCCCTCCACTCTACAAGGAGCTGTTCGCCTCTGAGGCAGAACTGCTGCCAGGGACCACTAACTGA
- the rorc gene encoding nuclear receptor ROR-alpha isoform X3, protein MMRAQIEVIPCKICGDKSSGVHYGVITCEGCKGFFRRSQLPTVSYSCSRQSNCQIDRASRNRCQHCRLQKCLAQGMSRDAVKFGRMSKRQRDSLIAEVERHRQQQQQQQQLQGDTASVLSYPTKARQDRSPQLLQPMAYSFTGETELLSYTSDGHPYLVCSPNESQVSGMIYRGSSVSPTLRSQGRGDNGGHSDIRGFDSRQPSHDLMGIHPYNPLEDPYSLYPHSVRNIDDLCASIVRSHRETSQYRVEELQALRWKVFNREEIQTYQSKSVDEMWQHCAVRLTDAVQYVVEFAKHIPGFRMLSQNDQIALLKTGSMEVVLVRMSRSFNTENNTVFFDGKFAGAEVFKSLACGDLITAVFEFAHGMCALKLTEHQIALFSALVLINTDRPCLEDRGRVQRVQRSVELGLTHILHRDNQESLMHKLYQKTAVLRSLCIMHMEKLHWFSQRYPLTAHSMFPPLYKELFASEAELLPGTTN, encoded by the exons ATGATGCGAG cCCAGATTGAAGTTATCCCATGCAAGATCTGTGGTGATAAGTCTTCTGGAGTGCATTATGGAGTCATCACTTGTGAGGGCTGCAAG GGATTTTTCCGGCGCAGTCAGCTGCCTACTGTATCTTACTCCTGCTCCAGACAGAGCAACTGTCAGATCGACCGAGCCAGCCGCAACCGCTGCCAACACTGCCGCCTGCAGAAGTGCTTGGCGCAAGGCATGAGCAGAGATG CTGTGAAGTTTGGACGGATGTCCAAACGTCAGCGGGACTCTCTGATCGCAGAAGTGGAGAGACaccgacagcagcagcagcaacagcagcagcttcagggAGATACCGCGTCTGTCTTGTCCTACCCCACCAAGGCTCGTCAAGACCGCTCTCCACAGCTCCTTCAGCCTATGGCCTACTCCTTTACTGGAGAGACTGAGTTGCTATCCTACACCTCTGATGGCCACCCTTACCTGGTGTGCTCCCCGAATGAGTCGCAGGTGTCAGGTATGATCTACCGAGGCTCCAGTGTCTCTCCTACATTGAGATCCCAGGGGAGGGGGGACAACGGCGGACACTCTGACATAAGAG GATTTGACTCCAGACAGCCATCTCATGATCTGATGGGGATTCATCCCTACAACCCTCTGGAGGATCCTTACAGCCTCTATCCCCACTCTGTGAGAAACATAG atgaccTCTGTGCCAGCATTGTACGTTCCCACAGAGAGACCAGCCAGTACAgagtggaggagctgcaggctCTCAGATGGAAAGTGTTCAACAGGGAGGAGATCCAAACCTACCAGAGCAAA TCAGTGGATGAAATGTGGCAGCACTGTGCTGTCCGACTGACTGATGCTGTGCAGTACGTTGTGGAGTTCGCAAAACACATCCCAGGCTTCCGGATGCTGAGCCAGAACGACCAGATTGCTCTCCTGAAGACTG GCTCCATGGAGGTGGTTCTGGTCAGGATGAGTCGATCCTTcaacacagagaacaacacTGTCTTCTTTGACGGTAAATTTGCTGGAGCTGAAGTCTTCAAGTCTCTGG CATGTGGTGATTTAATCACAGCAGTGTTTGAATTTGCTCATGGTATGTGTGCTCTAAAGCTCACTGAGCACCAGATCGCTCTCTTCAGTGCTCTGGTACTGATCAACACAG ATCGTCCATGTCTGGAGGACAGAGGCAGAGTTCAGCGTGTGCAAAGAAGCGTGGAGTTAGgactcacacacattttacaccGAGACAACCAAGAAAGTCTAATGCACAAG CTGTACCAGAAGACGGCAGTGTTGCGTTCACTGTGCATTATGCACATGGAGAAGCTGCACTGGTTCAGTCAGCGTTACCCGCTCACTGCTCACTCCATGTTCCCTCCACTCTACAAGGAGCTGTTCGCCTCTGAGGCAGAACTGCTGCCAGGGACCACTAACTGA
- the them4 gene encoding acyl-coenzyme A thioesterase THEM4, translating into MARRLGRLFKDVQRLVSLSSVNTPLSHPVIQAPVHRFTGGSVRTNFMRALKELPSALSSKPRDFSLPNSSWGPEMMRLYEHYNSQCEMETEGGEKQKGPWKRLPSYNRILKFATGGVYLSKIIQSKARLFTRNIRDPGAAFEYVLFVNSEEQKCVCIFQAGHLLEGPPGHVHGGAIATMIDTVTGTHATVLSGPVMTANLNINYRSPIPLGSTVLLESSLDKKEGRKTFISCKVTNADGSKVHSETTALFLSINVSHLLLGG; encoded by the exons ATGGCGAGAAGACTCGGCCGACTATTCAAGGACGTTCAACGCCTCGTCTCCCTCTCATCTGTAAACACTCCACTCAGCCACCCGGTCATTCAGGCACCGGTCCACCGGTTCACCGGAGGGTCAGTCAGGACCAACTTCATGAGAGCCTTAAAG GAGCTGCCATCGGCCCTTTCCTCCAAGCCCCGGGACTTCAGCCTACCTAACTCCTCATGGGGCCCAGAAATGATGCGACTGTACGAACACTATAACAGCCAGTGTGAGATGGAgactgagggaggagagaaacagaaagggcCATGGAAGAGACTACCAAGCTACAATCGCATCCTCAAGTTTGCTACAG GTGGAGTGTATCTTAGTAAAATAATCCAGTCAAAAGCGCGTCTTTTTACCCGGAACATCAGAGACCCGGGGGCAGCATTTgagtatgttttgtttgttaacagtgaggagcagaaatgtgtgtgcattttccAGGCTGGACACCTACTGGAGGGGCCACCAGG acaTGTCCACGGGGGGGCAATAGCTACTATGATTGATACTGTGACAGGGACTCACGCTACTGTACTCAGCGGACCTGTCATGACTGCCAACCTCAACATCAACTACCGCAG CCCAATCCCACTGGGAAGCACAGTGTTGCTTGAATCTTCTCTGGATAAGAAGGAAGGCagaaaaacctttatttcatgTAAAGTGACCAACGCGGATGGCTCGAAAGTGCACTCAGAAACAACAG CACTGTTCCTGTCAATCAATGTCAGCCACCTACTACTGGGAGGCTGA
- the zgc:174935 gene encoding FK506-binding protein 4 — translation MKVQVVLPLTIVASVALMGLMKIRKREHDKQHQRINFAGVKLRVTSDVLGEYQSEKDYSQVELDTAQKETSALDGAVKMAKDKADKTKGELDICNQGKTAITDELAVLETELKNLQAANDKEEASWKSEVQTLKSQLEAQSPVCNFLKKGIHLESQLCGQDPKKEEAEAAKKEEPKAEAAKQEEPKAEAAKQEEPKAEAAKQEEPKAEAAKQEEPKAEAPEKQEV, via the exons ATGAAGGTGCAAGTGGTTCTACCTTTGACAATAGTCGCGTCTGTGGCTTTGATGGGGCTCATGAAAATCCGGAAAAGGGAGCACGACAAACAACATCAACGGATCAATTTTGCGGGTGTCAAGCTTCGGGTGACCAGCGACGTGCTGGGAGAGTATCAATCCGAGAAGGATTATTCTCAGGTGGAGTTGGATACAGCCCAGAAAGAAACCTCAGCGCTGGATGGAGCCGTGAAAATGGCCAAGGACAAAGCAGATAAGACTAAGGGTGAACTGGATATCTGCAATCAAGGCAAG ACTGCTATAACAGATGAGCTGGCAGTACTAGAGACAGAATTAAAAAATCTCCAAG CTGCAAACGACAAGGAGGAGGCCAGCTGGAAATCAGAAGTGCAAACACTTAAAAGTCAACTCGAGGCACAGAGCCCAGTGTGTAACTTTTTGAAAAAAGGAATACACCTAGAAAG CCAATTGTGTGGACAAGACCCTAAAAAGGAAGAGGCAGAAGCCGCTAAAAAAGAGGAGCCGAAGGCAGAGGCCGCAAAGCAAGAAGAGCCGAAGGCAGAGGCCGCTAAGCAAGAGGAGCCAAAGGCAGAGGCCGCAAAGCAAGAAGAGCCGAAGGCAGAGGCCGCTAAGCAAGAAGAGCCGAAGGCAGAAGCTCCTGAAAAACAAGAAGTCTAA